TCAGCGAAATAATGGAGGTTGGCCAAAAAATTACGATATGCGAGCTATTTTAACTTCAGAACAAATAAATCATGTAGTTAAAACAAAACATATTTTAGAAACTACCTTTGATAATGCAACTACGTTTACTCATATCTATTACCTGGCCCAAGTTTATACTGCAACCAAAATCGAAAAATATAAAGATGCTTTTTTAAAAGGGCTTGATTTTATATTTAAAGCACAATACTCTAATGGAGGTTGGCCACAATATTATCCATTAAAAAATAATTACAGTCGCTATATTACCTTTAATGATGAAGTTTATATGGGTATAATGAATTTGCTAAAAAAAATTATTGATAATGACCTAAATTTTATCTTTGTAGATAAAAAGCTAAAAAAGAAAGTGATTTTAGCATACAATAAAGGATTAGACTGTATTTTAAAAATGCAAATTGTTAATCAAGGGAAGTTAACTGTATGGTGTCAGCAACACAATGAAATTGATTTATCACCAGCTTGGGCACGTGCTTTCGAGCCACCAAGTATTTGCAATAAAGAAAGTGCTTCTGTGGTTTTGTTTTTAATGAACATAAACAATCCTAATGATGATATTATTCAATCCATACAAAGTGCAGTAAAATGGTTTGCAGATTCTAAAATTTACAATACCAGAGTAGAATCATTTAAGATTGTCCCAGTAGAGTCAAAATTTAAAACTATAAATTACGACCGCAAAGTAGTAATAGATTCATCAGCACCTCCTATTTGGACTCGCTATTGTGAATTAGATACAGGAAGACCTTTATTTTGTGATAGAAATAGCAAATACTTATACGCAATGGCAGAAGTTAGTCAAGAACGACGAAATGGTTATGCATGGTACACTTATGCGCCTCAAGTGGTATTAGATGAATATTCAGAATGGCAAAAAAAATGGGCACCTAAAAATAGTATTTTAAAATCTTAAATAGAGCGTATGAAAAAACAGATTATAATTTTAGTAATGCTATTTGGAAGTATCTTGATTTACGGTCAAACACAAGATACTATTTCATATTTTGCTACTATTATTAAATCTAATGTTTATAAAGATTACAAAAAAATGTATCGCCCAAGTAGTGGTTCATTAGTTTATCCGTTTTTAACTCCAGGAAGTAACCAATACGCTAATGTTTTATGGGATTGGGATTCTTGGTTAAGCAATATTGCACTCAGACAAATTTTAACTGATATAGGTTCAGATAAAGACAAAAAAGAAGCTGTTAAATATGAACAAGGTTGCGTGCTTAATTTTCTGCATTATGGCGATTGGGATGGCTATTGGAGTAGATAATGATCCTGCTACTTTTTTTAGACCAGCAAAAAGTTCTGGTTCTATATATTTAAATTGCTTGATGTATAAAGAGCTGTTGGCAATGGTTTATTTATCAAATCAGTTAAATCAGTCAGAAATAGGTAAAGAATTTGCTGAAGATGCTAAAAATTTGAAATCTGCCATTCAAGAACATTGTTGGGATGAACGTGATGGATTTTTCTATAGTGTCGATTTAAACTTAACACCAGCTAAAAACCGACTTGATAATACTTTAGGTAAAGATTTTATGATTCATAGTGGTTACCCTCGAGATTACGATTGCCTTATTCAACGTATTGAAGTATGGTCTGGGTTTCTGGCGCTTTGGGCAGGAATAGCAACACCAGATCAAGCTAAACGTATTGTAAAAGAACATTATTCTAATCTTAAAACGTTCAATTCTCAATCGGGTGTGAGAACACTTTCTAAAATGGAAAAAATGTATAGCATGCGTGCTAGTGCAAACCCATCTAATTGGAGAGGTCCTATTTGGGGTATTTCAAATTATATGGTATTTAAAGGTTTAAAAGATTATGGATTCAATATTGAAGCTAAAGAATTAGCATTGAAAACAGTGTGGCTTTTTGGTAAAGATTTTGAAACGAATGGAGCTTTACACGAATATTACGAGCCAGAAACTGGTGAACCTTTGTTAAACAAAGGCTTTCAAAACTGGAATTATTTAGTTTTAAACATGATTGCTTGGCTGGAAGGAAATCAAGTTGTTGAAGAATTTTAATATATAAATTAATAAAAAAAGAGTCGATGAAAATATTACTATTGAATTTAATATTGTTATGTGTATTAACTGTAAATGCTAAAGAATCTAAAGAAGATCTTATTTTAAAAGACGAATATAATATGGTGGTTGCGAAAGATGGTAGTGGTGATTACACAACTATTCAGGATGCTATATATGCTTCAAAATCATTTCCGTATCAACGCGTCATTATTAATATAAAAAATGGTGTATATAAAGAAAAAGTGCATGTGTATTCTTGGAACACTTATGTAACATTAATTGGTGAAAGTAAAGAACATACAATAATTACTTTTGATGATTATTTTAGTAAATTAAATTTAGGACGAAATAGTACATTTCATACTTCAACGGTATTAGTAGAAGGTAATGATTTTGTTGCTAAAAATTTGACTATTAAAAACGCATCAGGTCCTGTTGGACAAGCCGTAGCTTTATCTGTTAATGCAGATAGGTGTTATTTTGAAAATTGTTCGTTTTTAGGATTTCAGGATACACTTTATACAGCAGGAGAAGGTTTTAAACAATACTTTAAGAATTGTTATATTGAAGGAAGTGTCGATTTTATTTTTGGTGAAGCTACTGTGCTTTTCGAATCTTGTACATTAAATAGCAAAACTAATTCATATATTACAGCAGCCTCTACACCAAAAAATCAAAAATTCGGGTATGTTTTTAAAAATTGTAAGTTAACTGCAGATGAAAAGGTTGCGGCTGTTTATTTAGGACGACCATGGCGCTTGTATGCAAAAACGGTATTTATTAATTGCGAAATGGGTAAACATATTAAACCAGAAGGCTGGCATAACTGGAATAAAAAAGAAGCAGAATCTACAACATTTTATGCCGAATATAATTGCTCAGGAGAAGGCTATAAACCAAATAGTAGAGTAGCGTGGTCACATCAATTAAAAAAATGTCAAGCCAAAAAATATAAAATAGAGGTCATTCTGGAATCTAATTCAGGAAAAGAGAAAAATAAGTGGTATCAAAATTTGTAATAAATTTTAATGCCACTTTATTTATAATATTATTCTTTTTTTAAGCCCAACTTATGACCAGCAATAGCATAGTATAAAATGATGATATAACAAGGTAATAAAATCCAATACCCTTTAGTTGATGCTGTTGCTGTCGCTAATGATTCATTCATACCTTGTGCTAAGTATGCTGCTTTATTTCCATCAACGAATCGCCCGTATAAGGGCGGAATAATAGCGCCTCCAGAGATAGCCATAATTAATAATGCGGAAGCTGTTTTTGTAAATTTACCTAAACCTTTTAATGTTAAGGGCCATACCGCAGGCCAAACTAAAGCGTTTGCTATTCCTAAAGCAGCTACAAATAAAACAGAAGTATATCCTGTTGAATAAACAATGCAGAAAGACAAAACAATACCAATAAATGCACTTACTTTTAAAGCAGTCGTTTGGCTAATAAATTTCGGAATTAAAATAGCGCCCAAAGCATAGGTAGCAACCATGGCCATTAAGGTAAAGGTTGTGAAAAATTTGGCATCTGTAGCAGGAATACCTAAAGAAATCCCATAAGCTATAATGGTATCTCCTGCAATAACTTCAACACCAACATACATGAATAATGTTAACACGCCTAGCCAAAGGTGAGGAAACTGAAAAATACTGGTTTTAGTCGTAACGCCATCTTTTGATGCTTCGATAGGTTCTGCTTCAACATGTGGTAATGGGGCTTTTCTAATTAAAATACCTAATACAAATAAAACAATCGCCATAACAATATAAGGCATTACAACGCTGTCTGCCATAGTATCTAACAATTGAACTTTTTCTGTGTTGGATACAGTTGCTAGTTTTTCATTAATATCGTCGATGCCTGATAATAAAAGTGCTCCAAAAATAAGAGAGCCTAAAGCACCTGCTACTTTGTTTGCTATTCCCATAATCGAGATGCGTTTTGCAGCACTTTCAATAGGACCTAAAATAGTTATATAAGGGTTTGATGCTGTTTGAAGTAATGTCATTCCTGCGCCTTGAATAAAGATTCCGCCTAAAAACATCCAATAAGTTCTTGCCTCTGCAGCTGGAATAAAAACTAAAGCACCTAATCCCATAATAAATAACCCTAGAGACATCCCTTTTCTATATCCAATTTTTTCCAAAATATAAGAAGCAGGTAATGCCATGACTACAAATGAAATGTAAGAAGCTGATGCTACTAAAAGTGATTGAGCTGATGTTAATTCGCTTATAGTTTTCATGAAAGGAATTAAGGCACCATTAATCCATGTTACAAATCCGAAAATAAAAAATAGTCCTGCTATAATTATAATGGGAATTAGTGTATTGTTTTTTTGTTCTGCAGATTGGTTTGTGTTCGACATATATTAATTATTATAAACTAACTTAAAAAATACGTTAAATGTTTTTTGTTTGTAATTATGAGGCAATTTAAACTATTCTAATTTATCATTAATATTGAAAACTATAAAGGATTAAATTTATGAATACTATACTTATCTGCAAAACCTCTATTAAAAGGATGTTTAATATGGGGTTTTGACTTTTCATTATAAAGTTTTTTTGTTTTTATATGCCTTTTTAATTTGTTAACTTCACGCAGTTTTAAAATTTTATAAGAATGAAACTTTATATGAAAATTAACCTTATTGTTTTGTTGTTAATTGCAACAAGTTGTATGGCACAACAAACTACAATTTATACCATTGGAGATTCAACAATGGCAAATAAAAAGAACCCTGAAACAAATCCAGAACATGGTTGGGCGCAAGTTTTACAACAATTTTTTAATGATAATACAATTATAGATAATAGAGCTGTAAATGGTAGAAGTAGTAGGAGTTTTATTGGAGAAGGTCGTTGGGATTCAATACTTAAAACATTAAAAAAAGGCGATTATGTTTTTATACAATTTGGACATAACGATCAGAAATTTAAAGCACCTTCACGTTATACAAACCCGCATTCTGGATATCGTCATAACTTAATTAAGTTTGTTGAAGAGACTAGAGAAAAAGGGGCAACTCCAATTTTGTTTTCATCTATTGTTAGAAGAAATTTTAATGAGCACGGAACTTTGATTGATACGCATGGAGAATATCCTTTAGAAACCCGTTTGGTTGCTTTAGAGTATAATGTACCATTTATAGATCTTCAATATTTAACAGAGGTCTTAGAAATGTCTTATGGTGTTGAAGGCTCTAAAAAACTACACTTGCATTTTGAGGCAGGAGAAAATCCATATTATAAAAACGAAAAACATGACAATACACATTTGTCAAAATTAGGTGCTACAGAAATAGCCAAACTTGCAGTAAATGAATTGAAAAAGAAAGCTTCATATTTATCAAAATTGATAAAGTAACAAGTAAGTTTTATAAATACCACTTATTAATAATAAGGTGAATATTTCAAAGGGTTTTAGTGATTATAATAAGACGGTTTCTTGTTAAAAAAAATAGTAGCGCTATCCATTTTTATTCTGGGTTTTAATTTGCTACTTTTGGATTCAAAATAATTTAAACTAATATAATGAAAACAATTAAAATTTTAAGTATCGTACTTGGGGCAGCAATCATGTCATCTTGTAATAATAAAAGCATTACAAATAAGTCTTTAAAAACTGAAATTGATTCAGTAAGTTATGCTATTGGAATGGATGTTGCAAGAAATATAAGTACAACTGCTACTGAAATAGATAAGGATATTTTAATACAAGGATTAGTTGACGCTTCAGATTCTACCGCTTTAAAAATAGAAAAAGATAAAGTACAACAAATTATAAGTACTTATTTTCAAAATAAACAAATTGCAGATAGAAAAAAGCAACAGGAAGAAGCTGCGAAAAAAGCAGAAGAACAGTTTGCTGATGTTAAAGCTGCTGGAGAAAAGTTTTTAGAGGATAATATGACTAAAGAAGGTGTTGAAATTACTGAAAGTGGTTTGCAATATGTTGTTGAAAAACAAGGAGCTGGAGACAAACCAACAGCAGCATCTACTGTAAAAGTACATTACCATGGGACATTAACAGATGGAACTGTTTTTGATAGTTCTGTTGATAGAGGTACACCAGCGCAATTTGGAGTAAGTCAAGTTATTCCAGGTTGGACTGAAGGTTTGCAATTAATGGCTGTAGGTTCTAAATACAAATTTTTTATTCCTCAAGGATTAGCTTATGGAGCAACTCCACGTCCAGGAGGGGCTATCAAACCATTTATGCCACTAGTATTTGAGGTAGAATTATTAGAGATTGTTAAATAAGATTTTTATTTATTTAAATTAAAATATAAAGGCGGAGAATTGTAATTCTCTGCCTTTTCTTTGTTAGAGAAAGAGCGTACTTCTTAAATCACTCTAATTTAGAAATAGTAGCAAAGAAGTGACAAAAGTCACATTTATATAATTTGGAAGTATTATTTTTGGCACAGTGAAAATAGTATCTTCTATATTATCTTTATTTTTAATTGCAATTATTTTGTTTAATTGCTTGCGGGTATCTTTTACGTATGCTTATTATGTTATAGATACAGCTAATTTTATTGAAAGGCTTTGTGAAAATAAAGACAAACCAATAATGCAATGTAATGGCAAATGCCATTTAAAAAAGGTTACCCAAAACAACAATGCGAATGATGACAAAGTGCCTAATAAAGGTATAGATTTTAAGGAAGTTATCTTATATGTTGTTAATCCGTTGTCATTCAATTTTATAAATACTACAGTAAGAAAAAAGGAAATAAGTAATTATAATAATTTATATGCTTATTTGTTAATTTCTATTTTAGATTATCCTCCAGAATTATCGTTCTCACATCTTAAAATTAAAAATTCAGAAGCATAAGTAAGCTTCTGAAAATCTATTTATTTCAATTTTAAACATAAAAAATGAGAACATTTTGCAGTATGCTATGTTGCATGCTTATTTATGCTATGTCTTTTTCTCAAGAAAAAAAAGATATAGCAACAGATTCGATTGTCCAAAAAACAGTACAACTTGATGAGGTTTTGGTAAAAGGAAATGCTATTACAGATCCTATTCTTACTAAAGTTTCTAATGATTATCAAAAAAATATTGTTCAGCCTAAAAACGTGGCCGATTTATTTAACAATATCAATGGGTTTTCGGTTATAAAACGAGGTAATTATGCTATCGACCCTTCATTTAGAGCATCACAATATGAACAATTAAATATTCAGTATGATGGAGGTACAAAAGCAATGCATGCATGCCCAAATAGGATGGATCCTATAACAACGCATATCATTCCAGAAGAAGTTTCAAAAATAGAAATTATCAAAGGTCCTTATACGGTACGCTATGGCGCGACTTTTGGAGGCGTTATTAATATTGTAACCAATAAACCTAGTTCTGAAAACACAGGTTTTCATGGAAAAGTTTCTGGGGGTTATGAGTCTAACGGAGATTCGTATGTAACCATGTTGCAATTGCAACAAGTAACAAGTAAATATGATATTGTAGGCAATATAGGGTATAGAGATTTTGGTAATTATGAAGATGGCGACCAAACAGAAATTCCATCATCATTCCGAAGTACAGATTATGGAATTAAAGCGGGTTATAATTTTACAGATAACCAACGTTTACAAGCGCATTGGAGACAGTCATTTGGTAGAGATATATTACATGCCAGTTTGCCAATGGATACCAATTATGATAACAGTAGTGTGCTATCATTAGATTATAAATGGTCTATGATGGGCGACGTTTTAAAATCTATTACAGCAAAAGCTTATTACAGTTATGTAGATCATTTAATGACTAATAAGGACAGACCTATGTTTATGATGATTGAGGCAACATCTGTGGTTGAAGCTACAACAATAGGAGGTAAGTTAGAACTAAATTGGAAGCCATTAAAAAAACTTAACCTGTTTTCTGGTATTGACATGTTACATATTGCTAGAGATGGTAATAGAGATCGATTGGTGAAAATCATGAATGGAAATATGTTGCCAACACCAAAATTGTTTAATGATAAAATATGGCAAGATTCATATATAGATGATATCGGTATGTTTACTGAGGCTAAATGGTCGGTAAATAAATCGACTGTTGTAACGGCAGGAATTCGTGCAGATATTGTAATATCTGATATTAAAGATCCCGAAGCAGATTTTGAAGCGATGTATGATTTAAAAAAACGTACCGAAGAAAATATAAGTACAACCGTTTCTGTTAAAAAAATAGTATCAGATGATTTTACGCTTGAAGCGGCTTACGGACGAGGTGTACGTTCTGCTAATATGATGGAACGCTATATTAATCATTTTACTGTTGGGCAAGATTCGTATGAGTATATTGGGAATCCAAACTTAAAAGCAGAAGTTAATAATCAATTTGAAATTGGGTTTAAAGGACATGAAGATTTAAAGGGAAGTTTAAATACATTTAAATATGAGACGTCTTTTTATTATTCTTTTTTTCAAAATTATATTGTTGCCGTTGAAGACGCTAGTTTAACTAGAAAATATATGCCTTCACAACAACCTGTTCATCCAAAGGTGTTTCAAAATATAGATAAAGCATATAAAACAGGTTTTGAAGTAACGGCACAATTAGATTTTTTAAAGAATTATTATTTTAAATCAGAAGCATCTTATGTGTATGCTAAAAATAAAGATTTTAATGAATCTTTACCACTTATACCACCATTTAAGGCAACACTATCAGCTGGTTTTGAAAAGACTAAGTTTTGGGCTAATGCACGCTATAATATTGCTAGTAAGCAGGACAATATTTCTAAAACTTTTGGAGAAACAAAAACAGATGGTTATCAAACTTTAGACTTTCGTTTAGGCGTAAAGCCTTTTAAAAATGTATCTTTAGGAGTTGCGGTATTAAATGTGTTTGATGAAACATATCACAATCATTTAAATTTTTCATTTAATAATCAAACTAATTTTGGTAGAGTTCCAATTAATGAAATAGGAAGAAATGTAACGGTATTTTTACAAAAGAAGTTTTAGTTTAAAAGAGACTGTTTGAGGGATTAGTTGTCAAGTCGGAATAGTTTTTCAGACAGCCTCTTTTATTTAAATACTAAATTACTCCTCGGGATTTTCTTTTTTCTTGCCTCCCATCATAAATTTTATAAGGAAACCTATCAATGTCAGGCAAACAATTCCAAATATAGCTATCATGATTGCTCCATTTGTCCAACTATAAAGTGATATATTTTGAGTTAGCATAATTTTAAAATTTAAGTAAATGTAGAAATCGAAATGGAGAATAAATATGACTTTTGTTAGATAATACTATTTCTAACGTGAAATAACCCAATAAAACAACTTCTTTTTCATCTGAATAAAAAATAGCTCTATTTTAAATGTGCAATTTTACATCAGAACTGGTATCATTGAAAATGATTTTTGTTTAAAACTTTAGCATAGTGTAAATAACAAACCAAGGTTGTAACTTTGCATTCTTAATTAATTTGTAAAAATATGAGCCATAAAGCTGGTTTTGTAAATATTATAGGAAATCCTAATGTGGGTAAATCTACATTAATGAATGCCTTTGTTGGTGAAAAATTATCAATTATAACTTCAAAAGCGCAAACAACACGCCATAGAATATTAGGTATTGTTAACGGAGATGATTTTCAGGTGCTTTTTAGTGATACGCCTGGTATCATAAAACCAGCATACGAGTTGCAAGAGTCTATGATGGATTTTGTAAAGTCGGCTTTTGAAGATGCCGATATTTTACTTTACATGGTTGAAATCGGAGAGCAAACATTAAAAGATGAATCATTTTTTAATAAAATAACCAACTCTAAAATTCCTGTTTTACTCCTTTTAAATAAAATTGATAAGTCTGATCAAGGTCAACTTGAAGAGCAGGTACAGCTTTGGGCAGAAAAAGTACCAAATGCCGAAATTATAGCGATTTCAGCTTTAGAAGGTTTTCAGGTAAAAGAAGTGTTTGATAGAATTATTGAGTTGTTACCAGAATCGCCAGCGTTTTATCCAAAGGATCAATTAACAGATAAGCCAGAACGTTTTTTTATAAATGAAACTATTCGTGAAAAAATTCTAATGCATTATAAAAAAGAAATACCATATGCTGTAGAAATAGAAACAGAGGAGTTTTTTGAAGAAGATACTATTATTAGAATTCGTTCTGTAATTATGGTAGAACGAGAAACTCAAAAAGGTATTATTATTGGGCACAAAGGAAGTGCCTTAAAACGTGTAGGTGTAGAGGCTAGAAAAGATTTAGAAAAATTCTTCGGAAAACAAATTCACTTAGAATTATATGTAAAAGTGAATAAAAATTGGAGAAGTAATCAAAATCAATTAAGACGTTTTGGTTACAATAACTAATAAAGAAATAATACTAGTTTAATTATTAACTAACATTGAAGTAAAGTAAAAAGATAATCTTTGCTTGAAGATATATAGTTAGTTTTGAGTTAGTTTAGTTTTAAAAGCTTTAGTTGAATTATTTCAATTAGAGCTTTTTTTGTTTAAAACGCGATGCATAAAATCATTTAACTCGTGCATTTCAGTTTTACTTGACGCTTTTCCTATTCTACCACCAAAATATAATGCAAACCAAATTATTACCATAAGTAGCATAAGGCTAACTTGTATAGTATAATTACTTTTTAACGATAAATTGGTATAAGCCCAAACACCAAATGCAATAAATAAACCCGCTACCATAAAATGGAGAAACATAAAAAGCGTCCAAACGGTTGGACTGGGACCAAACAAACCATGAAGCAAACACGTATTTTTATTAACTTCATTAATTTCTAAATGTAATTGAGGCGACCAAAAATGTTGCTTGTGTTTAGGGAACTTAATAAACACATGGTCGTCTATTACAGTTACTATAAAATCAGATTGCTTATTTTTTTCTGACTCGAAAGATTTTAAAACAGTTTCGTTATTTTGGCTTAATTCAAGCTTAAATCGAGGTCGTAAAACAATGTCGTTAGTTATTGGCATTATTGTATTTAATTGGTATTGTAAAGTACTATTTTTTATTTAAAACCAAAAGTGCTTCAATCTTTACTAAAAAACAGGTATTCGTCGCTTATATTTTCTATTTTT
The nucleotide sequence above comes from Flavobacteriaceae bacterium HL-DH10. Encoded proteins:
- the pelA gene encoding pectate lyase; the protein is MLNKKNKYGMLFLFIMLLSFSNSRLNAQSTTKQTEKISTRPFGDGVRHWYNIKDKNNIVDPVPNQPRYDESDYTKIADNIIRFQRNNGGWPKNYDMRAILTSEQINHVVKTKHILETTFDNATTFTHIYYLAQVYTATKIEKYKDAFLKGLDFIFKAQYSNGGWPQYYPLKNNYSRYITFNDEVYMGIMNLLKKIIDNDLNFIFVDKKLKKKVILAYNKGLDCILKMQIVNQGKLTVWCQQHNEIDLSPAWARAFEPPSICNKESASVVLFLMNINNPNDDIIQSIQSAVKWFADSKIYNTRVESFKIVPVESKFKTINYDRKVVIDSSAPPIWTRYCELDTGRPLFCDRNSKYLYAMAEVSQERRNGYAWYTYAPQVVLDEYSEWQKKWAPKNSILKS
- a CDS encoding trehalase family glycosidase, whose product is MAIGMAIGVDNDPATFFRPAKSSGSIYLNCLMYKELLAMVYLSNQLNQSEIGKEFAEDAKNLKSAIQEHCWDERDGFFYSVDLNLTPAKNRLDNTLGKDFMIHSGYPRDYDCLIQRIEVWSGFLALWAGIATPDQAKRIVKEHYSNLKTFNSQSGVRTLSKMEKMYSMRASANPSNWRGPIWGISNYMVFKGLKDYGFNIEAKELALKTVWLFGKDFETNGALHEYYEPETGEPLLNKGFQNWNYLVLNMIAWLEGNQVVEEF
- a CDS encoding pectinesterase family protein, giving the protein MKILLLNLILLCVLTVNAKESKEDLILKDEYNMVVAKDGSGDYTTIQDAIYASKSFPYQRVIINIKNGVYKEKVHVYSWNTYVTLIGESKEHTIITFDDYFSKLNLGRNSTFHTSTVLVEGNDFVAKNLTIKNASGPVGQAVALSVNADRCYFENCSFLGFQDTLYTAGEGFKQYFKNCYIEGSVDFIFGEATVLFESCTLNSKTNSYITAASTPKNQKFGYVFKNCKLTADEKVAAVYLGRPWRLYAKTVFINCEMGKHIKPEGWHNWNKKEAESTTFYAEYNCSGEGYKPNSRVAWSHQLKKCQAKKYKIEVILESNSGKEKNKWYQNL
- a CDS encoding sugar MFS transporter; its protein translation is MSNTNQSAEQKNNTLIPIIIIAGLFFIFGFVTWINGALIPFMKTISELTSAQSLLVASASYISFVVMALPASYILEKIGYRKGMSLGLFIMGLGALVFIPAAEARTYWMFLGGIFIQGAGMTLLQTASNPYITILGPIESAAKRISIMGIANKVAGALGSLIFGALLLSGIDDINEKLATVSNTEKVQLLDTMADSVVMPYIVMAIVLFVLGILIRKAPLPHVEAEPIEASKDGVTTKTSIFQFPHLWLGVLTLFMYVGVEVIAGDTIIAYGISLGIPATDAKFFTTFTLMAMVATYALGAILIPKFISQTTALKVSAFIGIVLSFCIVYSTGYTSVLFVAALGIANALVWPAVWPLTLKGLGKFTKTASALLIMAISGGAIIPPLYGRFVDGNKAAYLAQGMNESLATATASTKGYWILLPCYIIILYYAIAGHKLGLKKE
- a CDS encoding rhamnogalacturonan acetylesterase, giving the protein MKINLIVLLLIATSCMAQQTTIYTIGDSTMANKKNPETNPEHGWAQVLQQFFNDNTIIDNRAVNGRSSRSFIGEGRWDSILKTLKKGDYVFIQFGHNDQKFKAPSRYTNPHSGYRHNLIKFVEETREKGATPILFSSIVRRNFNEHGTLIDTHGEYPLETRLVALEYNVPFIDLQYLTEVLEMSYGVEGSKKLHLHFEAGENPYYKNEKHDNTHLSKLGATEIAKLAVNELKKKASYLSKLIK
- a CDS encoding FKBP-type peptidyl-prolyl cis-trans isomerase is translated as MKTIKILSIVLGAAIMSSCNNKSITNKSLKTEIDSVSYAIGMDVARNISTTATEIDKDILIQGLVDASDSTALKIEKDKVQQIISTYFQNKQIADRKKQQEEAAKKAEEQFADVKAAGEKFLEDNMTKEGVEITESGLQYVVEKQGAGDKPTAASTVKVHYHGTLTDGTVFDSSVDRGTPAQFGVSQVIPGWTEGLQLMAVGSKYKFFIPQGLAYGATPRPGGAIKPFMPLVFEVELLEIVK
- a CDS encoding TonB-dependent receptor, which codes for MRTFCSMLCCMLIYAMSFSQEKKDIATDSIVQKTVQLDEVLVKGNAITDPILTKVSNDYQKNIVQPKNVADLFNNINGFSVIKRGNYAIDPSFRASQYEQLNIQYDGGTKAMHACPNRMDPITTHIIPEEVSKIEIIKGPYTVRYGATFGGVINIVTNKPSSENTGFHGKVSGGYESNGDSYVTMLQLQQVTSKYDIVGNIGYRDFGNYEDGDQTEIPSSFRSTDYGIKAGYNFTDNQRLQAHWRQSFGRDILHASLPMDTNYDNSSVLSLDYKWSMMGDVLKSITAKAYYSYVDHLMTNKDRPMFMMIEATSVVEATTIGGKLELNWKPLKKLNLFSGIDMLHIARDGNRDRLVKIMNGNMLPTPKLFNDKIWQDSYIDDIGMFTEAKWSVNKSTVVTAGIRADIVISDIKDPEADFEAMYDLKKRTEENISTTVSVKKIVSDDFTLEAAYGRGVRSANMMERYINHFTVGQDSYEYIGNPNLKAEVNNQFEIGFKGHEDLKGSLNTFKYETSFYYSFFQNYIVAVEDASLTRKYMPSQQPVHPKVFQNIDKAYKTGFEVTAQLDFLKNYYFKSEASYVYAKNKDFNESLPLIPPFKATLSAGFEKTKFWANARYNIASKQDNISKTFGETKTDGYQTLDFRLGVKPFKNVSLGVAVLNVFDETYHNHLNFSFNNQTNFGRVPINEIGRNVTVFLQKKF
- the era gene encoding GTPase Era, which codes for MSHKAGFVNIIGNPNVGKSTLMNAFVGEKLSIITSKAQTTRHRILGIVNGDDFQVLFSDTPGIIKPAYELQESMMDFVKSAFEDADILLYMVEIGEQTLKDESFFNKITNSKIPVLLLLNKIDKSDQGQLEEQVQLWAEKVPNAEIIAISALEGFQVKEVFDRIIELLPESPAFYPKDQLTDKPERFFINETIREKILMHYKKEIPYAVEIETEEFFEEDTIIRIRSVIMVERETQKGIIIGHKGSALKRVGVEARKDLEKFFGKQIHLELYVKVNKNWRSNQNQLRRFGYNN
- a CDS encoding GTP-binding protein; protein product: MPITNDIVLRPRFKLELSQNNETVLKSFESEKNKQSDFIVTVIDDHVFIKFPKHKQHFWSPQLHLEINEVNKNTCLLHGLFGPSPTVWTLFMFLHFMVAGLFIAFGVWAYTNLSLKSNYTIQVSLMLLMVIIWFALYFGGRIGKASSKTEMHELNDFMHRVLNKKSSN